The genome window GGAAATCACATCTATAgattttaatttggtgtaagTGCactttgtataaaaaatatttgggaTTTCATGTTTACACaatcttatttcatttgacatttttgatatttgacacGCTTTGATGGCGGCAACCTCGATTAGAATGTCTCCGAAACATAGCTTAcgcaattttgtaaaatttacacAAGGGGGTGAACAAATAGTAAAACCAACAggtataattgaaattttttaataaacaattgtcaaaacgttgtcatgttggtatgagcgaaacagtgattttcatgtcaacattttttaaatgtaactgagcctgcgccctgacgagcgagagtttatttcaaattcgaaaaagattactgctgatttctcattaaatttgttttgaaaatgaattcgcgGAAAAAAGGTAcggaaagtgaagtgaacataatctcaactatgatttggtgtcaaattattatacagctggtccacaTGCGCACATTTTAAGGTGGTACAGAgtgtttttttacttaattttgacattgacaagtgtttataaaaaatttttcactATATACAggatttcacgagtgataatgagcccgacggaatagaaaatgcaatcCACAATACACTTGCACAATTGACTTGgatatatttgtttttttatttaaaaaatataaaacatagTTACCTGTGCAATTTcctaaattttgacataaattccGTTTGCttggttaaataaaattgtaaaagaacgaagagtttttgggaaaatgttaaTTGTCTGCATttactattgggagcatggaatttcggggagaaatttaattgtcatttaaaaaaacccaatgctttattgtcatgaatgtcataattaattttgactgaatttcaaaataaacttgtcacaattattttacattttagttatttttttccaaagtttaataaaagactgttcagttttcggaaaaaaacatCTAAGCACTTACAACTTTTCACAATTGATGAAcgcaatttgtcaaaatgataatggatattaaaatgaggttattaatacgtctagcacctaaagcctatttcacatcttatatcagtcaaatttcaagtctgcctgtgctcccaatagtacgtGCAACggcagaaacatttttattattcgtCATAAATCAAGATCATGCCTGTTTTCTCAccgttcgaatacattttaatcgtcttattttaacttttttgtaaatgtcaaatgtgacaaataaaattattggaagctaagccatcatggattcataattttattaatgaaaatagccacgttaactttggaaatgtattgtgggttgcattttcaattccgccgtgctcattatcactcctgaaataccctgtataaatattaATAGCTTTTCCAATGGATGAAAGAAATCGTTGTGtgtgtgtttttaataagaaaattgattcttttcttttttaataagcGCAATTGCCTTTTGATTTCCAGCCCCAGATTGGACAGACTTTGCTCGACCACTATAATTCCGTGTGTTAGCTAAATAGGTATAATTGACTCGTATTTACATAACGTGGGGGAAAGTAAATTGTAGGGTGTGGGTGCTGTACATGTACAGTTATCGCCGCTTTGGTGGCCATTGCTAGTCTAAATCTAGAGCAGTGAGACGTGGCATTATTTACTGAACAATACCCTTTTGTAAGAACTGTAGTCACTCTTAATCAGCGGTTTAAAAGTGAACAACGGAACATCACTTATCTCATTGTCTGGCAGTCGCCACGCCAGCTCGTCGTCAAAGAGTTTTTCTTTTAACGGCAAAGAAAACTCCAGCATTACAATCAGACCTAAACAATTAACAGTAACCCAGAGCGAGTTTCGTATTGCGACTCCCACCTGTGAGTATCCCGGACACGATGGCCAAAACGACGGTTACAACGAGTGCCAGGATCTGGTATCCGGCTTGCTCCCCGGCGGTCCTTCCCAGGCCCGGCTTGAGGAAATTGTACTCGGCCGTGGCGGTCATGTTGGCATCGGCCCTGGCGGGGTATATCTCGTAGAGGGTTTTGCAATAAATCGATTCCGAAGCTATTCCAGCCATAAATGCCCCAATTAAACCCGCTAATACCCCAGGAATGCCGTGAAGGTTATGAACACCGCAAGTATCTCGAATTCCTAAGTTCGCACTCAACCAGGGCTGAAATTTCATAGTTTAGTCGGGGATCCGCTCTGCAATTATTAACTCACTGTCAGCTTGGTGTAGCCGGCGACGGATATCAAGCCCGCAGCCGCCCCCACGAGCACCGCTCCGTAGGGTTGCAGCATCAAGTTGGCGCTGGTACCCACGGCGACGCCCCCGGCGAGGGTGGAATTTTGGATGTGCACCATGTCGAATTTATGGTGCTCGCTTAAAATTAATGAGACGGCAAAAGTCGTGACGCAACATGCCGCTAGAGATAAATATGTGTTAATAACGGCTCTTTGTTGGCCGTCTCCGGTTGCTTCGATTGCGTTGAAGCTGGGCCAGAACAACCACAAGAATATTGTTCCTGAGAAAGACAATTATCGTGGGAGATGTTTTTTGACGGAACGAGTTTACCGATCATTGCGAAGATGTCGGACGTGTATCTTGCCTCTTCTAATGAATTCTCGATCTGTTTTCCTTTCCTCAACTCGATGATGTAGCTCACTGCCAAACCGAAATATGCACCGAAGGCATGGACAAACATGGATCCTCCTGCGTCAGCTACCTAAAATCAGTCGAGGAAATAAGTAAAACATGCACCAGATACTCTGATACGATTTCAGACAAAAGAATAAAGCGCTGGAGTATGTCATGGCTCTTAGGGATTTATGAGGCATAAGAAAATACGGCGTCATCGCGATGTGgtgatttattttcaaatgattCTATTATTTCCATCTCTGAACATGATGGCAAACTCACAAAAACAATTAGGCAATAACTGTGAAACAATTCCGCTTTGACTGCCGTTTTTAATCATGCTATTTCAACTTGTAGCTAcataattatcatttttaaatatcttaTTGTAGTTGATGGTGATATCAAATATCCCAAATCCTAGAATctactaatttttattttttatttttcctgtGTGGTATTCGTGATTGTCAGTGTCAGTTTGGAgttgcacttttttaaattaccaaAAGTAGAACTATTAGTTTTTCTCATTATAGAGATGATAAAAATTCAAAGCGCTACCGTGTTGCCAATTGGTCGCGAAGTTCCgattattgtaaaattttaaaatgttgtaatgGCCTGATATGAATCGATAGCTTGACACatcaaactgcaaattcaATGATTCAGTGTTCcactttttattaatttcgtaCGCGATCCTGAAACGGGAGTGACAAAGTTGACggacatttaaaaattcacgTTTAAACCAGTGATGTAAAGTGTCCGTTATGAGTCTACCATTAGCACTACCTTGATGTCACATTAACGGGTGATTGAAtaataaagagcgatcaaattaatttgtaatcgacttatccatgaatccgaaatcgtatgtcgttacttgaactccacgcttcAATAAAGACAGCTTGAAAAACACAGGTTGGATCTcaacatatcaatcgcaaaagacatcCGGATTCAAATACACAAATTAACTTGATCCCTCGCTACtagttaacaaaataaaattaattttatccccaGTTAAAACAAACAGGGTGAAAGGTGAAAACTACATGTCAAATGTCACTTCCGACGATAAATGTctttgtaattaaaataaaaataaaaatggcgtGAAGCTGAAGCGGTCTCTTGATTATATTAAGAATCTCGATTGCAACACGTGATGTATAAAACACAGGTACATCGGTATTTTACGCTGACCAGGGCGATTTTATGTGCTCATGTTTATAACGTTTTTCTGGAATACTTAGTTGTAAAGTTAGTTGTTCGAGTTGTATCGACGATTGGATCGTGCTCTATTTTTCACAATGCAAAGAGAAACTCATTGGAAAATGCATTAACAATGGTATGATCGGGATACGGGAACATGGCTGCGTCACTCAAAAATACCGATTGAGATCTGTTCACAATTCAGGTTTTTGTTCAGAAATGAATTGtgtatttcgttttaattgaaaagtGATCAGAAAGCGCTGAAACTAGGTTAgtaatacagcgtgatcaacaatgactgagtctgttggcaatgaaacaattgaaaatactggtgatttttgtctagtaattggcactgaccacgcactgaccggattttttaacttgaaattacattaaaaacattcttggttatgcaggttatgtttatactattacaaaaatgaatcttcgtgggtaaattttaaatttgccaaatttcattgttaccaacagactcagtcattcttgatcaccccgtagaaacaccgttcacgttgacGTTATTGTGGCATAATGGggggccatgatttattttttaatgttgggcacactgtttgatttccgtcactaaaatacctgacatgcggacctaccAAAATGAACGtgacatgttgctgaatttcccgcgatgtctgtgtattcttctattgcaaactagtaaaactgacaacaatgcactagactttgaggctatttataacctaaaacttagaaaaactcaaaaacataacctaattcaacagacagctttactaccaaattaaagcaacaacgtgaatgcattttatgtCATTTTTCATTGCTGTATCttaattttaacagaaaacaAGAATGAATTCTTAAAAatgtttcgtaattttttttttattaaaaacctcCACTTCTACCGTGAATAATTGTTCGTGACACTTAACTAATTTTTGGCATATCGATTTTAAAGTTTAAAGTGTTGTAGGTGGCTCAGCGGATTGTTTTGCAAGAAGTTTAAAATTGACATCACTGAAATTGAACATTCGAAAAGTTCTGCTACGTCAGCTCCTAAGTTGATTGAAAAAATGGAAGTGTTGAACTGTTGATCAGTTGGAACGACGTGAGTTTAGTTACGGACTACGTTTTTGACTTGTTCTACTTTAGTTGGCACGACTGGAGCCCTGTATTATATCGGCATGAATTTATATTTGGTGAAAATGACAATGAAGGCAACTTGGATGGTAAATGTGTGAAATTTATGTgttcataaaatttttaatatgcaaGCGTTTGGAACTGTGGTTtaaagaataataaataacaatatttaGTTCCAACATCGTGTTGTGTTggctaaaatttaaaaaaatatcaatctataaaaatatttaataccaGATTAGGTATTTCTTActaataatttgattttaagCACGCTGTTTTTCCAAATAAACTGAGCgacattttattgaattttgacaacaaAATTCTTAGCATAAAGTTAAATGTTGTGTGATTTCCACTGTATTTTTAAGTTACTGTAGTTCGAGGTTTTGTCCGATTATGAAGTTGGCAAATGGAGTAGCAGAATGAAgtgtttattttgaattgcTCTTAACGAACAATACCAAATACAGTACCACCACTGTGTCAATATTACTTCAATGAATGAACCGGATGATATTGAATTATGGGACTGTGTTCGTAACGTTCACAACACTggaatatgtacatattttcataaattgattCAATCTTATAAgtccatattttttattacattctgacatataaaaaatggaaaaaaaacctATAAAGACTAGCTTGTggcaatgcatgtatgtatcTTACATACCTAACCCGTTTTTTAAACAGTGAGTATCCTAT of Tenebrio molitor chromosome 6, icTenMoli1.1, whole genome shotgun sequence contains these proteins:
- the Rh50 gene encoding ammonium transporter Rh type A isoform X2 gives rise to the protein MAGKKIDTVLILVMQIVLIILFVIFAAYDDDYEQNSYPMFQDVHVMIFIGFGFLMTFLRRYGYSAVGFNFLLGALIIQWALLCQGFYQLNENNKMELGIGSLFKADIAAATVLISMGAVLGRTSYMQLLIMGIAEIAVFSANSFLGSDVFQVADAGGSMFVHAFGAYFGLAVSYIIELRKGKQIENSLEEARYTSDIFAMIGTIFLWLFWPSFNAIEATGDGQQRAVINTYLSLAACCVTTFAVSLILSEHHKFDMVHIQNSTLAGGVAVGTSANLMLQPYGAVLVGAAAGLISVAGYTKLTPWLSANLGIRDTCGVHNLHGIPGVLAGLIGAFMAGIASESIYCKTLYEIYPARADANMTATAEYNFLKPGLGRTAGEQAGYQILALVVTVVLAIVSGILTGCLLRLLNLGAISSENFYDDAISWTLPEHITPTNKDTSTKCHFDNPSFEPTDTNTNGTNITDVCS